A genomic segment from Candidatus Eisenbacteria bacterium encodes:
- a CDS encoding Trm112 family protein has translation MALSPDLLAILVCPACKGDLEYGADAQRLTCAQCRLRYRVEDDIPVMLVDEAEKF, from the coding sequence ATGGCGCTCAGTCCTGACCTGCTCGCGATTCTCGTCTGCCCGGCCTGCAAGGGCGATCTCGAATACGGCGCCGACGCGCAACGGCTGACGTGTGCTCAGTGCCGGCTGCGCTATCGCGTCGAGGACGACATCCCGGTGATGCTGGTCGACGAGGCCGAGAAGTTTTGA
- a CDS encoding acetyl-CoA carboxylase carboxyltransferase subunit alpha, giving the protein MTTWLDFEKPVLELEQRIQELREHASEQGLDAVTELADLERKADALRREIYAGLTPYQRVQLARHPKRPYTLDYIARCCTGFLELHGDRFYADDPAIVGGTAWLGSRPIMVMGQQKGRDTKENLMRRFGMPSPEGYRKALRLMRLADRFRIPIVTLVDTSGAYPGLGAEERGQAEAIAVNLREMSRLGVPIVTVVIGEGGSGGALAIAVSDVVMMFDNSWYSVISPEGCASILWRDGKKASLAADALRITATDLERLGVIDEVLREPLGGAHRDPEAAANTLKEALERNLDRLAGVAPAELRERRLQKYRRLGVYTELPA; this is encoded by the coding sequence ATGACGACGTGGCTCGACTTCGAAAAGCCGGTGCTCGAGCTGGAGCAGCGCATTCAGGAGTTGCGCGAGCACGCGAGCGAGCAGGGCCTCGATGCGGTCACGGAACTGGCGGATCTCGAGCGCAAGGCCGACGCGCTGCGCCGCGAGATCTATGCGGGCCTCACGCCCTATCAGCGCGTTCAGCTCGCTCGCCACCCCAAGCGGCCCTACACACTCGACTACATCGCGCGCTGCTGCACCGGATTCCTCGAGCTGCATGGCGACCGGTTCTATGCCGACGATCCTGCGATCGTGGGTGGAACGGCGTGGCTCGGCAGTCGACCGATCATGGTGATGGGGCAGCAAAAGGGGCGCGACACCAAAGAAAATCTGATGCGCCGGTTCGGCATGCCGAGCCCCGAGGGGTATCGCAAGGCGCTGCGGCTGATGCGCCTCGCGGACCGCTTCCGCATCCCGATCGTGACGCTGGTCGACACCTCGGGCGCCTATCCCGGACTCGGCGCCGAGGAGCGCGGCCAGGCGGAGGCGATCGCGGTCAACCTGCGTGAAATGTCACGCCTCGGCGTCCCGATCGTCACGGTGGTGATCGGTGAGGGCGGATCCGGAGGGGCGCTGGCGATCGCGGTCTCGGACGTGGTCATGATGTTCGACAATTCGTGGTACTCGGTGATTTCACCCGAAGGCTGCGCTTCGATCCTGTGGCGGGACGGCAAGAAGGCGTCACTGGCGGCCGATGCCCTTCGCATCACGGCCACCGATCTCGAACGCCTGGGTGTGATCGACGAGGTGCTTCGGGAACCACTCGGCGGCGCGCACCGCGATCCGGAAGCCGCCGCGAATACATTGAAAGAGGCGCTGGAGCGGAACCTCGATCGACTGGCGGGGGTAGCACCCGCGGAGCTGCGGGAGCGTCGACTTCAGAAGTATCGCCGGCTCGGCGTCTACACGGAGCTGCCGGCTTGA